The sequence below is a genomic window from Cucumis melo cultivar AY chromosome 5, USDA_Cmelo_AY_1.0, whole genome shotgun sequence.
TCAAGTATGTTAAGAAGTGTAGGTTTGTTGTTGCCTCAGGAATTTTTGATGGATATGATGTTCCTCGACAGCCTTCGAATATAAGCGTTCGTTCTAAGGATCTATTCTGTTTTCTTATGGTGGTGGATGAGATTTCTATGCAATTTATAAGAGAAAACGTTACTGTTGAGGAAGATAATGATGGAGGAAAATGGGTTGGTATCTGGCGCCTTGTTTTACTAAAGTATCCACCCTATGATGAGCCAAGAAGAAATGGAAAGGTTCCAAAGATATTAACTCATCGGTTATTCCCACAAGCACAGTATAGTATCTGGATCGATGGTAAAATGGAGTTGATAGTAGACCCTTTGCTCATTCTAGAAAggtattaatttttattaactGTTAGCCTTATTCTACACATATATTTTGTATTCTAATTATAAATACATTCCCATTTCTTTTCAAAGTATACCTACGAAGGTATAATTTGACCTAATTAGATGAAGCCAGTTTTTTGCTAGCTGCTGTGGGTGTGGGGAGGGGAGTCTATTTACTTTATAAGCACCAAGTGGGATTGTGAGACGTGCTAATTCAAGATCAAGGATCAAATTTTTGCAAATACCTTCTCAAATCTTATGAATGTCTTGTTAAATTACTTTTCATGCTAACCTGCAGATACTTGTGGCGTGGGAAGCATTCCTTTGCCATTGCTCAACATAAGCATCACCATAGCATCTACGAAGAGGCCGATGCTAATAAACGAAGGAAACGATATGCACGCCCTCTTATCGACCTTCACATGAAAATTTACCGATATGAAGGAATGGAGCCATGGAGTCCAGAAAAGAAAACCGTTAGTGGTAAGCCATGGAATTCCGTGCGTTTGTGGAGCATACTTCCTAACTCATTGTCTTATGTGCATAAAATGTAGTATTGATTACTTTATGAAAAAATGGCAGATGTTCCAGAAGGAGCCATCATTATAAGGGAGCATACAGCAATGAGTAATTTGTTTAGCTGCTTGTGGTTCAATGAAGTACACATGTTCACACCAAGAGACCAACTGAGTTTTGGGTATGTGGTATACAGGCTAGGGGATTCTTTCAAGTTCTTCATGTTTCCAAATTGCGAGTATTACTCGCTTTTTATTTTGCACCCACATACAAGAGAACACTCTTCTTTGATAGAGTGGGTTAAAGATTGGGATCAACTTAAGGGGAATATGAGCAATATGAAAGAGTATAAACAATGGAAGCAGCGTAACGCATCAACTAGTTTGATAGAGACTAGGGGAGGATTAGGATTGTGGACTCCTTACCCTGGAAACCTTGATTCAGTTGTACTTCCAA
It includes:
- the LOC103492844 gene encoding probable hexosyltransferase MUCI70, with amino-acid sequence MDSELQRSFSSRINRRGERNIQNLHARDVEGGFVSPEKLPSDHPMKIVWKKGFIRLFLVGGILWMLLILTASLLHVWSCRSSITFFSAICNKESKVFTILDSMGIMAKAQHRCSIPLMDEADKVVIPKGRTPDEIVKRLVYITEAEYSINGSQKSPLFGGHQNWTQREESFKLKPTMKVHCGFMRNGGAEMVPADIKYVKKCRFVVASGIFDGYDVPRQPSNISVRSKDLFCFLMVVDEISMQFIRENVTVEEDNDGGKWVGIWRLVLLKYPPYDEPRRNGKVPKILTHRLFPQAQYSIWIDGKMELIVDPLLILERYLWRGKHSFAIAQHKHHHSIYEEADANKRRKRYARPLIDLHMKIYRYEGMEPWSPEKKTVSDVPEGAIIIREHTAMSNLFSCLWFNEVHMFTPRDQLSFGYVVYRLGDSFKFFMFPNCEYYSLFILHPHTREHSSLIEWVKDWDQLKGNMSNMKEYKQWKQRNASTSLIETRGGLGLWTPYPGNLDSVVLPTVVRSSKAG